Below is a genomic region from Leptolyngbya sp. 'hensonii'.
CCTGAAAATCAGCCGATCTTCAAACTGCAAAGGAGCATATTCATGGGCATCAAAAATAACTTTTGTATCCGGTTTAGCCAGTTTCAAAGCCAGGGGTAGGGTATCAATATCATTGGCCAGAATCAGATCGGCTTGGATGTCAGAGAGTTTTTCTAGAGATTGTGTAATGTCGCTTTTTTGCCAGTAATACGGTTCATATTTTCTCAGCAATAATTGCAGGAAATTCCAAAGTTTGAGCAGCAGACTCTTTCGCTTTTGAGGGATCTGGATAAATTCGATATTGTCTAGTTCAGATCGAGTTCGACCCACAGAAATGATTTGGTAGTGATTCTGCAAAAAATGAATCTGGCGATTGACCCTGGGATCACTGGCCAGATTTGTAAAAGAAATAATGATGATTTTCTTCTTTTGATTTTCTGGATAAGTCTCAGACATGGCGGGCGTAAATTTCCAATAAACGGCTGACCACTGCTTTTTCGCCAAATCGGGCAATACAATCCTGGCGGATAGCAAGGGGATTGTATTGGTTGATCTGTTCCATAATTTTGACCATTGCAGCTCCTAATGCAGGCTCATTTTGAGTTGGCACAAGGATGCCATTCCCTGAATTCACCATACATTCAGGTCCCCCACAGGCGGTGGCAATAACGGGTTTACCACAGGCCAGAGCTTCAATTAAAACGACCCCAAAAGTTTCATAGTTGCTGGATAAAACAAAAGCATCACAGGCTTGCATGGCCGTCAAAACTTGTCTGCGATCGAGGTCACCTAAAAAGAAAACCTGCTGCTCAATTCCTAGGGTTCTGATTTTTTCTTCCAGAAGATGTCGCTGCGAACCCTCTCCCCCAATCCGGAGTTGTATCTCTGAGCGTCCTCTAAACTGTGTTGCAAAAGCTTCTAATAACAGAGCGTGACTTTTATTAGGATGTAACGTTGCCACATTCAGAAAGCGAAACTCTTTTCTCCGATCGGATCGGATCGGTAGTTCCTGCGTTTCAAAAGTTTGGCTCAAAAGATTGGGAACCCATTCCCAGTTCTGGAAAGATGAACCAAATTTTGCCGAGAGTAAACTACCAAGGTTTGGACTCACAGGCAACAGCGCATTTGCATTTTTATAGGAATTTTTAATATCGGGAATGATGAAGTCCGGAATTTTGCCAATCATGAACCTGGAACTATGTTCAGTAATGACATAAGGAATCTGGAATTTCTCTGATAGTTGGGTTGCTAAAAGACCCGCATTTAAAACATCATGGGCATGAATAATATCGGGTTTTCCCTGTTGATCGATGTAGTGTTTGAACAGGGCGATACCGGCCTGAATCCAAACTCGGACATCAGCCCTGTAAGAACGAGGAACCCAGACCAGTTTTCTTAACTTATAGACAGGAATTTCCCCATCTTTGAGGACAACAATCCCATCCTCCCAACCGAAGAGTTGCTGCCGCAGCATGCCCAACTTCCGAATTCTGGGAGAGATAATCCCAATCTGACAGCCCGATCGCTTGAGGGCATGGGCCTGATCCTGCTGGAAAATCCCGGGCAGATGCGACTCTTCCTGGAGATAACCTGAAGAGGGAATCAGGAGAATATGCATAGTTCACACAACACGCACGTAAACATAAAAATCTGACATCGTATCCTTGCCTTTATGGGGATTAGAGATAATTTCTTCCAAAGTAAAATTAGTGATTTCCTGGCCAATATAATCCGTAAATTTTCTGTCGATTTGATGAGGGGAATCATAAATCCGATCGAAGTTAGTGGAGTATATAATTACGTATTTTTCTGAATACGAAAACAAGTCCTGGAGATAACTTTTGAAGACTCTGTCTTCTACAAGATGAAATAAAACGTCGATGGAAAGGGTTAAATCGGCTGGTTCTAAATCCTGCAAGCCTTTGTTATAAAGCAGAAATTTTTTCCTGTGATCCTGATGAAATTTTTCCTGGCAAGCTGCGATCGCAGTCTTTGAAACATCCAAACCAATGTAGTCAGAAAATTGGTAATAGGCGAGTTGATGGCCATCGCCACAGCCAAATTCAATGACTGTTGTAATTCCCTGGCGTTGAACAAATGAGTTGAGGACATCAGCCTTATACTGAGCCAGTTTTCCATAGGAGCCAATGCCCGAGTTTCCACCAGCCTGATATCGCTGTTCCCAATAGCTGTTCGAATTGAAAAAAAATCGTCGCAGTTGCTGCAGAAGAGATTTCACGGTGTTTTTAATAGGTGGAGGAATGATTCTTTTAAGCATTTGCGCCATAGCCATGGGTCTGTAACTGATCACTTTTAATCGAGATGGTTCGAATCCAGATCAGAGCAGCAATTAAATAAAGGCTGCCAATCAGGGAAATTGCCCATAGGACAATGGAAATATTATGGGTTATTTGTGAACTGATCAAAACGCTTGCTGGTAACAACAGATTATTGGTCAGCCCGACAAAGAAAAAGGCTTTTTGCTGTCGCAGGACGATCGGAATTGTAGATAGAGGAGATGCAATAAAGCCAATCAATAACCAAGGGGCAAGAATTTGGGCATAGCTGCCCGCAGCGGTCCATTCTGGACCAAAAAATAGAGGAAATAGGGGCGGGGCAGCCATGAGCAAAATCAAGAGCGGGGGCAAAGAGATGAGCGTCAGATGGGAGAGAAGTTTTTTTCCTAAAGGCCAGATGGCTTGTTTGGAATGGTAAGCCTCGGCAATGGTTTGATAGAACACTTGAAAGACGGAAGCCCCAATAAAACTTAAAGGAGTCTGAATAATTTTAAGCGTGAAGGAGTAATATCCCAGGATGGCCGGATTGAAATAGGAAGAAATGAGCAAGATAACACTGCTATTGCGTAAATTATCCAGGAAGATTTGGGGGCCACTGAATTTAGGGAAATCCTGATATTTTCTCAGGATGACAACCATTTGGTCGGGCCGAATCCTTCGCATCAGCGTCCGATCTCGACCCCAAAACTGCCAGACCAGATAGCCTGTGGCAATGCCCTGACCGATGAAACTACTGAGAATCAGTCCAGCAACACCAAACCCACTGAAACCAGCAATCACATTCGCTGCTGCGGTAAAAATGGACTGCACCACTCTTCCCTTGGCCAGATCGGCGTAGTAGCGGTGGCGGTTGAACCAGTAATTCAAGGTTTGGGACAGGCCCGTCAGAAAGGTTGTGCCAGGGATCAAATACAGCCAGATAGAAATTTCAGGATGCTTGAGTAAAAGGGTCAGGGGAGCGTTGCATCCCGACACAATCAGCAGAACAACCCCACTGATCCCGAGGGAGAATAGGATAGCCAGCCCTGCCACCTGAATAGCTTCCTCATCCTTTTCCGGCAGGGTGACGGCATTGGCATACTGAGCTGTGGCAATCACCGAGAGCAGAGAGGCCAGACTGAGGTAGAGGGCTAAACCGCCAAAGTCCTCCGGCTTATAGATTCTGGAGAGAATGGGAGCCACAAGGAACGGGATCACCTGAGCTATAGTGGTTCCAGTGGTTAGGGTCAGGACACCCCTGGTAAAGCTGCCAGCAGCAAGGTTTCTCTTCAGCCGATCAGGGATGATATGCATGCAGACTCAAACATGACGGGATGGCAATATGCTTATACTTCCCCCTGATCCTGATCAAGCCAGCAGAGTCCAGGGCTAATCCTGAAGGGCCCATGACCCTGTTCGTCGATCGGTCCGTTACCCAGATACCCTATGTCTTTCTTCCTTCCCAAACGACATCCTGGCCAAATGATTGGTGCTTTTGTTGTGGCGATAGCCTGTACAGCAGCGCTCGGGAGCATGCAGATACCACAACTCCACCAACTCAGCTCCAAACCCACCGATCTATCCACTGAGCAGGTGAAACAGGCGGTAGAAGCGGAAACCCTTTATCTTCGCCTGCTGCGTCAGTTGCCTTCCTTTGGGTTTGAGAATCTGGTCGCCGATTGGACCTTTCTCAATTTCCTGCAATACTTTGGGGATGATCCCGCAAGGCTGAAGAGTGATTATCGACTGAGTCCGGAGTACTTTGAGATTATCCTGAGACGGGATCCCCGATTTTTACTGGCTTACTTCTTCCTTTCAGGCAGCACCTCGATTTATGCGGGGATGCCAGAGCGGACGATCGAAATCATGGATATGGGGTTAAAGTTTGTCTCGCCTCGAAATCCCCCCAAGTCCTATTACATCTGGCGCTATAGGGGCGTGGATGAACTGCTGTTTCTGGGGGATCCCCAGGCTTCCCAACGATCGTTTGAGAAGGCAGCCGAATGGGCCAGTTCCTACTCCGATCCAGAAAGTCAGTTTATTGCTGCCGTTTCTCAACGAACCGCCCAGTTTTTGGCTCGCAACCCCAGGAGCAAACTGGCCCAATTTTCCGCCTGGACCATGATTCTGACCAGTGCTGTAGACGAACGTACCCGCAAAAGGGCTGTGATTGAGATCCAGGCCCTGGGGGGAAAGGTTTTCATTGGACCGGATGGGCGCTATCAGGTTCGCCCTCCAACGAGTGACTGATGGTGCAGTTATGAAACGAATCAGCCAGAATAGAGTACAGGATGGCGGAGACTGAATAATCTGGACCTGGGCTATAGGTCAATTCTGAGGATTAAGTTAATATTAGTTAACATAGTAAAACAAAGGTCTCCGCACCATAACGAGAAGGAGGATAGACCTCGGTGAATAAACGGTGGAGAAATGCAGGATTATATGCCCTGCTGGCTATAGTTGTCGTTGCACTGGCAACTGCATTGCTGGATAAACCCAATTCCTCTGCCCAGGAAAAGTGGCGGTATAGCCAATTTATTCAAGCAGTCGAAAATAATAAAGTTGCGAAGGTCGAGCTCAGCAGCGATCGATCGTTCGCCAAGGTAAAAACTCAGGATGGCAGTACGGTTTCGGTTAACCTGCTCAACGATCCGGAACTGATTGATACCCTGTATCGCAAGAATGTCGAGATTTCAGTGTCTCGTCAACAGGATGACGGGTTCTGGTTAAAAGCCCTGAGCAGCTTGTTCTTCCCAATCCTGCTCCTAGTGGGTCTATTTTTCCTGTTACGACGGGCCCAAAGCGGTCCGGGTAGTCAGGCGATGAATTTTGGCAAGTCCAAAGCCAGAGTTCAGATGGAGCCCCAGACTCAGGTAACGTTC
It encodes:
- a CDS encoding oligosaccharide flippase family protein, which gives rise to MHIIPDRLKRNLAAGSFTRGVLTLTTGTTIAQVIPFLVAPILSRIYKPEDFGGLALYLSLASLLSVIATAQYANAVTLPEKDEEAIQVAGLAILFSLGISGVVLLIVSGCNAPLTLLLKHPEISIWLYLIPGTTFLTGLSQTLNYWFNRHRYYADLAKGRVVQSIFTAAANVIAGFSGFGVAGLILSSFIGQGIATGYLVWQFWGRDRTLMRRIRPDQMVVILRKYQDFPKFSGPQIFLDNLRNSSVILLISSYFNPAILGYYSFTLKIIQTPLSFIGASVFQVFYQTIAEAYHSKQAIWPLGKKLLSHLTLISLPPLLILLMAAPPLFPLFFGPEWTAAGSYAQILAPWLLIGFIASPLSTIPIVLRQQKAFFFVGLTNNLLLPASVLISSQITHNISIVLWAISLIGSLYLIAALIWIRTISIKSDQLQTHGYGANA
- a CDS encoding class I SAM-dependent methyltransferase, which produces MAMAQMLKRIIPPPIKNTVKSLLQQLRRFFFNSNSYWEQRYQAGGNSGIGSYGKLAQYKADVLNSFVQRQGITTVIEFGCGDGHQLAYYQFSDYIGLDVSKTAIAACQEKFHQDHRKKFLLYNKGLQDLEPADLTLSIDVLFHLVEDRVFKSYLQDLFSYSEKYVIIYSTNFDRIYDSPHQIDRKFTDYIGQEITNFTLEEIISNPHKGKDTMSDFYVYVRVV
- a CDS encoding glycosyltransferase: MHILLIPSSGYLQEESHLPGIFQQDQAHALKRSGCQIGIISPRIRKLGMLRQQLFGWEDGIVVLKDGEIPVYKLRKLVWVPRSYRADVRVWIQAGIALFKHYIDQQGKPDIIHAHDVLNAGLLATQLSEKFQIPYVITEHSSRFMIGKIPDFIIPDIKNSYKNANALLPVSPNLGSLLSAKFGSSFQNWEWVPNLLSQTFETQELPIRSDRRKEFRFLNVATLHPNKSHALLLEAFATQFRGRSEIQLRIGGEGSQRHLLEEKIRTLGIEQQVFFLGDLDRRQVLTAMQACDAFVLSSNYETFGVVLIEALACGKPVIATACGGPECMVNSGNGILVPTQNEPALGAAMVKIMEQINQYNPLAIRQDCIARFGEKAVVSRLLEIYARHV